A genomic region of Caloramator mitchellensis contains the following coding sequences:
- the ppcA gene encoding phosphoenolpyruvate carboxylase, which produces MRIPLTMMTQHPDNAKEYISVQQEPEEAVFSLIKQDSGGLGIDEVMIDFEGKLTPYHQPLQIALELLNNDLVPGKDVFITPRLSSADKETIFRQIMCIMAVVETNISIYEKTKLQAIKEVIIPMCESSKDLIDVNSRIKSVIELGNKNFNIHFDESSIGIIPLFEDISSLINVDKLLEDYTKALDYKPEYIRYMIGRSDSALSYGIVSSVLTVILSLYKSNIWSEKSSIKVYPIMGCGTLPFRGQLTLENLDNFLKTYSGVKTITIQSALRYDHGFEKTQKLVEYLKTNIDKYQPKKFTSEDINLIYDFIGIFTKHYLQSFIKIAETVSNISLFIPKNRDRLAASKKGLSYHREFVDMRRFIEIINDDKLKKELLEIDTNLSTSIPRAITFTASMYSIGMPPEFLGTGRALIEIKSKYGEWAIEKIMEFYPQIKSDFEFASRYANPSVSKRILSDDIRKEYEVDFELTNKILNLNFDLESNIENNFYHTLLKTARPILLHLLGKESQILDNNCQEYNILKELLIKMGSIRGGLG; this is translated from the coding sequence ATGAGAATACCTCTAACTATGATGACTCAGCACCCAGATAACGCAAAGGAATATATATCTGTTCAACAGGAACCCGAAGAGGCTGTATTTTCCCTGATAAAGCAGGACAGCGGTGGATTAGGAATCGATGAGGTTATGATAGATTTTGAAGGAAAATTGACCCCTTACCACCAGCCACTACAGATAGCACTTGAATTATTAAACAATGACTTAGTCCCAGGAAAGGATGTTTTTATTACTCCTAGGCTTTCAAGTGCCGATAAAGAAACCATTTTCAGACAAATAATGTGTATTATGGCTGTGGTTGAAACCAATATCTCTATTTATGAAAAGACAAAACTTCAGGCAATTAAAGAAGTTATCATCCCCATGTGTGAATCATCAAAGGATTTAATCGATGTTAACTCCCGTATAAAATCAGTTATTGAACTTGGAAACAAGAACTTCAATATTCACTTTGATGAAAGCTCCATAGGAATAATTCCCCTTTTCGAAGATATATCATCACTTATAAACGTTGATAAACTACTAGAAGATTACACAAAGGCATTAGATTATAAGCCAGAATATATACGATACATGATAGGAAGATCTGATTCTGCTCTTTCTTACGGAATAGTATCTAGTGTGCTAACCGTCATATTATCTCTATACAAGTCTAATATATGGTCAGAAAAAAGTTCTATTAAAGTTTATCCAATAATGGGATGCGGAACCCTCCCATTTAGAGGACAACTTACATTAGAAAACTTAGATAATTTTTTAAAAACTTATTCTGGAGTAAAAACAATAACAATTCAATCAGCATTAAGGTATGACCATGGATTTGAGAAAACGCAAAAATTAGTTGAATATCTAAAAACTAATATAGACAAATACCAGCCAAAAAAATTTACCTCTGAAGATATTAACCTGATTTATGACTTCATAGGAATATTCACAAAGCACTATCTTCAATCCTTCATTAAAATCGCTGAAACAGTTTCTAATATATCCTTATTTATCCCCAAAAACCGTGATAGATTAGCTGCTTCTAAAAAAGGTTTGTCATATCACAGAGAGTTTGTAGATATGAGAAGATTTATAGAAATTATTAATGATGATAAATTAAAAAAAGAATTATTAGAAATTGATACAAATTTAAGCACTTCAATTCCACGAGCAATAACATTTACAGCATCTATGTATTCCATAGGGATGCCCCCTGAATTCTTAGGAACAGGACGGGCTTTAATTGAGATTAAAAGCAAATACGGAGAATGGGCAATAGAAAAAATAATGGAATTCTATCCCCAAATAAAAAGTGATTTTGAATTTGCATCTAGATATGCTAACCCCAGCGTGTCAAAGAGAATTCTATCTGATGATATCAGAAAAGAATATGAAGTTGATTTTGAACTTACAAACAAAATACTTAATCTCAATTTTGACCTGGAATCAAACATCGAAAACAACTTTTATCATACTCTATTGAAAACTGCACGACCAATACTTCTTCATCTATTGGGTAAGGAATCTCAAATTTTAGATAACAACTGTCAAGAATACAATATATTAAAAGAGCTCCTTATAAAGATGGGCAGCATTAGAGGTGGATTGGGATAA
- the nrdD gene encoding anaerobic ribonucleoside-triphosphate reductase, which yields MLTQIKKRDGRVVGFSKEKITRAIFLAAQNVGGTDYTKAEELTEKVMGYMMNNLPEEEIPTVEFIQDCVEKVLIEHGHAKTAKAYILYRAKRTRYREAKTELMDVVREILVETNRENANIGNSPSAKMLQIASAASKQYYLHNVIPEDMAKAHVKADIHIHDLDFYGKTLNCLQIDLTKLMLNGFNTGYGYIRPPKRISSATAQAAIILQSNQNDMFGGQSFPHFDKSMAEIIRTFKEKPSYEEVFQAMEALVYNLNSMHSRAGAQVPFSSINLGTDTTEEGRMVIRAMLEAFDKGLGRGESPIFPNLVFRVKKGINFDEGDPNYDLFKLAMKVASHRMNPTFSFMDSSFNAKYGDEISYMGCRTRTIQNRNGLEISAGRGNIAPVTLNLPRLALKAGYGNIDAFFKNLDEMLDLAKRQLLHRFEVIANLKVKDLPFLMGQKLYMGSENLKDEDTIRDAIKNGTLGIGFIGLAETLKALVGKHHGEDKETHELGYRIIEYIRKYTDATSEETGLNFVCYATPAEGTAGRFVPYDRNTYGLIEGVTDKEYYTNSYHVPVSYEISIFDKIEIEGRFHKLCNGGHISYVELPSTVENNIEAFEKILRWMAKCDIGYAGINFPIDECRVCGHRGIIYNECPECKSEDIRRIRRITGYLSTIDRFNDAKKTELNERVKHNWQ from the coding sequence ATGCTTACACAAATCAAAAAAAGAGATGGAAGAGTAGTAGGGTTTAGTAAAGAAAAAATTACAAGAGCTATTTTCCTTGCCGCGCAAAACGTTGGTGGAACGGACTACACGAAGGCTGAAGAGTTGACAGAAAAGGTAATGGGTTATATGATGAACAATCTTCCAGAAGAAGAAATTCCCACTGTAGAATTTATTCAGGATTGTGTAGAAAAGGTGTTAATTGAGCATGGGCATGCAAAGACTGCAAAGGCATATATACTTTATAGGGCAAAAAGAACAAGATATAGGGAAGCAAAGACGGAACTTATGGATGTTGTAAGAGAAATTTTAGTTGAAACAAATAGAGAGAATGCAAACATAGGAAACTCCCCATCAGCAAAGATGCTTCAGATTGCATCGGCTGCAAGTAAACAATATTATTTACATAATGTAATTCCTGAAGATATGGCTAAGGCACATGTTAAGGCAGATATACATATACATGATTTGGACTTTTATGGCAAAACTCTTAACTGTTTACAAATAGATTTAACAAAGTTAATGCTTAATGGATTTAATACTGGTTATGGTTATATAAGACCGCCAAAGAGAATATCATCAGCAACAGCACAGGCAGCTATAATTCTTCAGAGCAATCAAAATGATATGTTTGGAGGTCAAAGTTTTCCTCATTTTGATAAATCAATGGCAGAGATAATTAGAACATTTAAAGAAAAACCTTCATATGAAGAAGTATTCCAAGCAATGGAGGCGCTTGTTTATAATCTAAACAGCATGCATTCAAGAGCAGGAGCACAGGTTCCATTTAGCAGTATAAACCTTGGAACGGATACAACTGAAGAAGGAAGAATGGTAATTAGGGCTATGCTTGAGGCATTTGACAAGGGACTTGGAAGAGGTGAAAGCCCAATATTTCCTAATCTAGTTTTCAGAGTGAAAAAGGGAATTAATTTTGATGAAGGTGACCCTAACTATGATTTGTTTAAACTTGCAATGAAGGTTGCATCACATAGAATGAATCCTACTTTTAGCTTTATGGATTCAAGTTTTAACGCAAAATATGGTGATGAAATTTCTTATATGGGATGCAGAACAAGAACTATCCAAAATAGAAATGGACTCGAGATTTCTGCTGGAAGAGGAAATATAGCACCTGTTACACTAAATCTACCTAGACTTGCACTAAAGGCTGGTTATGGGAATATAGATGCTTTCTTTAAAAATCTTGATGAAATGCTTGATTTAGCAAAGAGACAACTTTTACATAGATTTGAAGTTATAGCAAATTTAAAGGTAAAAGATCTCCCATTCCTTATGGGACAAAAACTCTATATGGGTTCAGAAAACTTGAAGGATGAAGATACTATAAGAGATGCTATTAAAAATGGAACTCTCGGAATAGGATTTATTGGTCTCGCAGAGACTTTAAAGGCTCTTGTTGGTAAGCATCATGGGGAAGATAAAGAAACCCACGAATTAGGATATAGAATTATAGAATATATAAGAAAATATACAGATGCAACTTCAGAAGAAACTGGCTTAAACTTTGTTTGTTACGCGACACCTGCAGAAGGAACGGCAGGGCGATTTGTACCTTATGATAGAAATACATATGGTTTAATAGAAGGTGTTACAGATAAAGAATATTACACCAATTCATACCATGTTCCTGTATCTTATGAGATTAGCATATTTGACAAGATAGAAATAGAAGGAAGATTCCATAAGTTATGTAATGGAGGACATATAAGTTATGTTGAATTACCTTCGACTGTTGAAAACAATATAGAAGCATTTGAAAAGATACTAAGATGGATGGCAAAATGTGATATTGGGTATGCAGGAATAAATTTCCCAATAGATGAATGCAGAGTCTGCGGCCATAGAGGAATAATATACAACGAATGCCCGGAGTGTAAAAGTGAAGATATAAGAAGAATCAGAAGGATTACGGGATATCTTTCGACCATTGATAGATTTAATGATGCAAAAAAGACTGAACTTAATGAGAGGGTTAAACATAACTGGCAGTAA
- the nrdG gene encoding anaerobic ribonucleoside-triphosphate reductase activating protein, with protein sequence MRIAGVVRESFVDGPGIRYTIFAQGCSHRCDGCHNPSTHDFEGGYEISVDEIFDEILKYKHIDGVTFSGGDPFFQADEFSLLAEKANEKGLNIIAYSGFYYEDLLNNEKFKRLLENIDILIDGPFERDKRDLRLKFRGSTNQRVIDVKRSLEVGSLVEMEF encoded by the coding sequence ATGAGAATAGCTGGCGTTGTTAGGGAAAGTTTTGTAGATGGCCCTGGTATAAGATATACTATCTTTGCTCAAGGCTGCAGCCATAGATGTGATGGCTGCCACAATCCATCAACCCATGACTTTGAGGGTGGGTATGAGATTAGCGTTGATGAGATATTTGATGAAATACTAAAATACAAACATATAGATGGTGTTACGTTTTCAGGAGGAGATCCATTTTTCCAAGCGGACGAATTTAGCCTCCTTGCAGAAAAGGCAAACGAAAAAGGGTTGAACATTATTGCTTACTCAGGTTTTTATTATGAAGATTTATTAAACAACGAAAAATTTAAAAGACTTCTTGAAAACATTGATATATTGATAGACGGACCATTTGAAAGGGATAAGAGGGATTTAAGGCTAAAATTTAGAGGTTCAACAAACCAAAGAGTTATTGATGTTAAAAGAAGCTTAGAAGTGGGAAGTTTAGTTGAGATGGAGTTTTAA
- a CDS encoding sensor histidine kinase produces MRKINSISRKLFIINAAIFVAFIISTMLFLSLFFERFYIKQKIYQTERTLNEFVAGYKKAKTLDEIEKVLLESEENSNTKIIVLNSNLVPKIFRIDGRDKVLRNRLLIDVVKNIGDSEMRFVRKSDDIATFFLSDNQGPIKGIVSVYNYNEKGEIIISATSVQPINEAVFIINKIFLYFIFLALAVVLILSYFYSKIITKPLVQMNKVATKMANLDFSEKCSVQSKDEIGSLANSLNVLSENLNNALTSLKEANAKLEEDIEKEKKLDKMRRDFIAAASHDLKTPIALIEGYAEALKDDIFDDKNKDYYLDIILDETKNMASLVEDMLELSKLESGKLEISKEKFNLDKLVDSTVKKFIGPIQEKSIDLQLNLIENCEVYADWDRIGQVITNLLTNAIKHTNDNGQIIINMLRQDNKIKLEVENSGSHIPEDEIDKIWDLFYKIDKSRNRKFGGTGVGLSIVKSIIEMHGGSYGVNNTPNGVVFYILVPVT; encoded by the coding sequence ATGAGAAAGATTAATAGCATTAGTAGAAAATTATTTATTATCAACGCAGCAATATTCGTTGCTTTCATAATCTCTACAATGTTATTCTTATCCTTATTTTTTGAAAGATTTTATATAAAACAAAAAATTTATCAAACCGAAAGGACTCTTAACGAATTTGTGGCGGGTTACAAAAAGGCAAAAACATTAGATGAAATTGAAAAGGTTTTGCTTGAATCTGAAGAAAACAGCAATACAAAGATAATTGTTCTAAATTCAAATTTAGTTCCCAAAATATTCAGAATTGACGGAAGAGATAAAGTTTTGAGGAACCGACTTCTTATTGATGTTGTAAAAAACATTGGCGATTCAGAAATGAGATTTGTTAGAAAAAGCGATGATATTGCAACCTTTTTCTTATCTGATAACCAGGGCCCTATAAAAGGAATTGTCAGTGTTTATAACTACAACGAAAAAGGTGAAATTATTATATCAGCTACATCAGTTCAACCAATTAACGAAGCAGTTTTCATAATAAATAAAATATTTTTATACTTTATTTTTCTCGCTCTTGCTGTTGTATTAATACTTTCCTATTTTTATTCTAAAATAATTACTAAACCTCTTGTTCAAATGAATAAAGTTGCAACAAAGATGGCAAACTTGGACTTTTCTGAAAAATGTTCTGTCCAGTCCAAAGATGAAATTGGCAGCCTTGCAAATAGCCTGAATGTTTTGTCTGAAAATCTTAATAATGCATTAACCTCTCTTAAAGAGGCAAATGCTAAACTTGAAGAAGACATTGAAAAAGAAAAAAAATTGGATAAAATGAGGCGAGACTTTATTGCCGCAGCATCCCATGACTTAAAAACTCCAATAGCTCTTATAGAAGGATATGCTGAAGCTTTAAAAGATGATATATTTGATGACAAGAATAAAGATTACTATTTAGATATAATACTAGACGAAACCAAAAATATGGCTTCACTTGTAGAAGACATGTTAGAGCTTTCAAAATTGGAGTCAGGAAAGCTTGAAATCTCTAAAGAAAAATTTAACTTAGATAAATTAGTTGATTCAACAGTAAAGAAATTTATTGGTCCTATACAGGAAAAATCAATCGACCTTCAACTTAATTTAATTGAAAATTGTGAAGTATATGCCGACTGGGACAGGATAGGTCAAGTTATTACAAACCTTTTAACAAATGCAATAAAGCACACAAATGATAATGGCCAAATAATAATAAACATGCTAAGACAAGACAACAAGATAAAATTAGAAGTAGAAAACTCAGGCTCGCATATTCCTGAAGATGAAATAGATAAAATATGGGACCTATTCTACAAAATCGACAAATCAAGAAATCGAAAATTTGGCGGCACCGGTGTTGGCCTTTCAATTGTAAAGAGCATTATAGAGATGCACGGAGGTAGCTATGGGGTAAATAACACTCCTAACGGCGTAGTATTTTATATATTGGTGCCTGTCACTTGA
- a CDS encoding response regulator transcription factor: protein MNETILVVDDEERIRELIKAYLIRDKYTVLTAENGYEALKIIKNQRMHLAVIDVMMPIMDGWSLLNEIRKTSSIPVIMLTAKSDDDDKLLGFELGTDIYLTKPVSPKVISANIKALIKRTYYSQEIINNAAYDGLLIDEDAHRVLVDGEEVFLSPKEYEILLYLFKNKGITLTREKILDAIWGFDYDGDARTVDTHVKRLREKLCSKGYLITTVRGYGYRFEVKHEKD from the coding sequence ATGAACGAAACTATTCTTGTTGTCGATGATGAAGAAAGGATAAGAGAACTTATTAAAGCTTATTTAATAAGGGATAAGTATACAGTTTTAACTGCCGAAAATGGATATGAAGCTTTGAAGATAATCAAAAATCAAAGGATGCATCTTGCTGTAATAGATGTTATGATGCCTATCATGGACGGTTGGAGTCTTTTAAATGAAATTAGAAAAACTTCTTCAATACCAGTTATTATGTTAACAGCAAAATCCGATGATGATGATAAGTTATTGGGTTTTGAACTTGGAACAGATATATATCTTACAAAACCTGTAAGTCCAAAGGTTATTTCAGCAAACATAAAGGCTCTGATAAAAAGGACATACTATTCACAAGAGATAATTAATAATGCTGCATATGACGGATTGTTAATAGACGAAGATGCCCACAGAGTTTTAGTTGATGGAGAAGAGGTATTCCTATCTCCAAAAGAATACGAAATATTGCTTTATCTTTTTAAGAACAAAGGAATTACGCTTACTCGTGAAAAGATACTAGATGCTATATGGGGTTTTGATTATGATGGAGATGCAAGAACGGTAGATACCCATGTTAAAAGACTTAGAGAAAAGCTCTGCTCAAAGGGCTATTTAATAACCACCGTCAGGGGATATGGGTATAGATTCGAGGTGAAACATGAGAAAGATTAA
- a CDS encoding MurR/RpiR family transcriptional regulator, which yields MEQNCMQKIRDIFSSLKGAEKRVAEYILKHPKDIIHFSITELSEAAECGEATIIRFCKKLGYKGYQELKIKMASEVISPIEDIHEEIKENDDELVIMQKVFNANIYSLNQTLKLNDYKLIKKAIDILYNSERIVFYGMGGSAALAYDFYHKFLRTGKWVEFASDSHVQAMISSRLNDMDCIFAISNTGSNKDLIENIGIARKNGTKVISITANSKSPISKVSDVVLISYGKESNFKSEAMESRISALSLIDTIFVGYCLKDKEEYLDNLHKVRNAIAVKRY from the coding sequence ATGGAACAAAATTGTATGCAAAAGATTAGGGATATTTTCAGTAGTTTGAAAGGAGCTGAAAAGAGAGTAGCAGAGTATATTTTGAAGCACCCTAAGGATATAATACACTTTTCTATTACAGAACTTTCAGAAGCTGCTGAGTGTGGAGAAGCGACAATTATAAGGTTTTGTAAGAAGTTGGGTTATAAGGGTTATCAGGAATTAAAGATTAAAATGGCAAGCGAAGTTATATCTCCAATTGAGGATATTCATGAAGAAATTAAAGAGAATGATGATGAGCTTGTTATAATGCAAAAGGTTTTTAACGCAAATATATATTCTTTAAACCAAACCTTGAAGTTAAACGATTATAAGCTAATAAAAAAGGCTATTGATATATTATATAATTCCGAAAGAATAGTGTTTTACGGGATGGGGGGTTCAGCTGCACTTGCATATGATTTTTATCATAAATTTCTAAGAACAGGCAAGTGGGTTGAGTTTGCTTCAGATAGCCATGTTCAAGCTATGATTTCTTCAAGACTCAATGATATGGACTGTATTTTTGCTATATCTAATACGGGAAGCAATAAAGATTTAATAGAAAATATTGGGATTGCCCGAAAAAATGGAACAAAGGTTATAAGCATCACTGCAAATAGTAAATCTCCAATTTCAAAGGTATCAGATGTTGTTTTAATATCCTATGGAAAGGAATCAAATTTTAAAAGTGAAGCAATGGAGTCAAGAATAAGTGCATTAAGTTTAATTGATACTATTTTCGTAGGATATTGTTTAAAGGATAAAGAGGAGTATCTTGATAATCTCCATAAAGTAAGAAATGCTATTGCTGTAAAAAGATATTAA
- a CDS encoding gluconokinase: MGNYYIGLDIGTTSTKGILFSEKGDAIKKHFKEYPIISNEKDFKEQDPDEIFNAAIIVLKELINGNEEEIKFISFSSMMHSIMAIDKDGNCLTNCIIWADNRSNEYVKRYKENGIGIKYYKKTGTPIHPMSPLYKIMWLKDKQKDIFDRAYKFISIKEYVFYKLFNEFIVDYSIASATGMFNIFDLRWDEEILDDLGLNQSMLSKPVPTTSYVSELKEEYSNILGLKKKIPFIVGASDGCLANLGSGAIFNNTAAVTIGTSGAIRVAFEKPYVDEKARVFSYILTEDKYIVGGAINNGGIVYRWFRDAFAAEEKSLADKLNIDSYELLNDYVKSTPPGSNGILFLPFLSGERAPYWNSELKGAFLGIKNTNDKKDFTRAILEGICFDLRDVFEVIKGFGEINRVYANGGFVRSRDWVQMLSDVMNVEIEVSENYDSSITGAFLLGLLAINKIKNIEESIDYIKLDEKFVPINLNKKIYDDLFVIYRDAINRLMPVLEKL; the protein is encoded by the coding sequence ATGGGAAACTACTACATAGGATTGGATATCGGAACTACAAGCACAAAGGGTATTTTGTTTAGTGAAAAGGGGGATGCAATTAAAAAACATTTTAAAGAATATCCTATTATATCTAATGAAAAAGATTTTAAAGAACAGGATCCGGATGAAATTTTTAATGCAGCAATCATTGTTCTTAAAGAGTTAATTAATGGCAATGAAGAAGAAATAAAATTTATATCTTTTAGTTCAATGATGCATAGTATAATGGCTATTGATAAAGATGGAAATTGTTTAACTAATTGTATAATATGGGCTGATAACAGAAGCAACGAATATGTTAAAAGATATAAAGAAAATGGAATAGGGATTAAATATTATAAAAAAACAGGAACGCCAATACATCCAATGTCACCTTTATATAAGATTATGTGGCTAAAAGATAAACAAAAGGATATATTCGATAGAGCATATAAGTTTATTTCAATAAAGGAATATGTTTTTTATAAATTATTTAACGAGTTTATCGTAGATTATTCAATTGCCTCCGCAACAGGGATGTTTAATATATTTGATTTAAGGTGGGACGAAGAAATTCTTGATGATTTGGGATTGAATCAAAGTATGCTTTCGAAGCCTGTTCCAACTACGTCCTATGTTTCAGAATTGAAGGAAGAGTATAGTAATATACTCGGGCTAAAAAAGAAAATACCATTTATAGTTGGTGCAAGTGATGGATGTCTTGCAAATTTGGGTTCCGGAGCAATATTTAATAATACAGCTGCGGTCACAATTGGAACAAGCGGTGCAATACGAGTGGCTTTTGAAAAACCCTATGTTGATGAAAAGGCAAGGGTATTTAGCTATATTTTGACGGAAGATAAATACATTGTTGGGGGCGCAATAAATAATGGTGGTATTGTTTATAGATGGTTTAGAGATGCTTTTGCTGCTGAAGAAAAATCATTGGCAGACAAATTAAATATAGATTCGTATGAACTACTAAATGATTACGTGAAAAGCACACCACCTGGTAGTAATGGAATTTTGTTTTTACCATTTTTATCGGGTGAGAGAGCTCCATATTGGAATTCAGAGCTAAAGGGTGCATTTTTAGGAATAAAAAATACTAACGATAAAAAGGATTTTACAAGAGCAATATTAGAAGGTATTTGTTTTGACTTAAGGGATGTATTTGAAGTAATTAAGGGGTTTGGCGAAATAAATAGAGTATACGCCAATGGTGGCTTTGTAAGAAGCAGAGACTGGGTTCAAATGTTATCAGATGTTATGAATGTTGAGATTGAAGTATCTGAAAATTACGACAGCTCAATCACAGGTGCTTTTTTGCTTGGCCTATTGGCTATAAATAAAATAAAGAATATTGAAGAAAGCATAGATTATATAAAATTAGATGAAAAGTTTGTGCCAATAAATTTGAATAAAAAAATATATGATGATTTATTTGTGATTTACAGAGATGCTATAAACAGGCTTATGCCTGTTTTAGAAAAATTATAA